From a single Cyprinus carpio isolate SPL01 chromosome A3, ASM1834038v1, whole genome shotgun sequence genomic region:
- the LOC109046180 gene encoding chromobox protein homolog 2-like, with product MRRVMEELSAVGEQVFDAECILNKRLKKGKLEYLVKWRGWSSKHNSWEPQENLLDPRLLAAFNKREQERELLISKKGKRPRGRPRKILEAIPVVSKSSSSSSSSSSSGSSSSSSSSSSSSDDDDDEDDNDRNPKPSPRPREHHPVPQKKAQIVVAKPEPPKKKRGRKSLPPELKAQRQAKGPRKFLKPISRDSELRGSIKKPLMPASFTYTGLNRNSGREPMALQNRGSFTQKSSLSSLVRSVGSTSSRLLH from the exons ATGAGAAGAGTCATGGAGGAGCTGAGCGCCGTGGGAGAGCAGGTCTTTGATGCCGAGTGTATCCTCAACAAACGCCTGAAGAAG GGCAAGCTGGAGTATCTGGTCAAGTGGAGAGGATGGTCGTCCAA GCACAACAGCTGGGAACCTCAGGAAAACCTTCTTGACCCAAGACTATTGGCTGCGTTTAACAAGAG GGAGCAGGAGCGGGAACTCTTGATCAGCAAAAAGGGGAAACGGCCTCGTGGACGACCCAGAAAAATATTG GAAGCCATTCCAGTGGTGTCCAAATCAAGCAGCTcgtcctcctcatcctcatcttctggttcttcatcatcttcctcgtcttcttcctcttcttcagatgatgacgatgatgaagaCGACAATGACAGAAATCCAAAACCGAGCCCTCGTCCACGAGAGCACCACCCCGTCCCTCAGAAGAAAGCCCAGATCGTGGTGGCCAAGCCAGAACCACCGAAGAAGAAGCGAGGGAGAAAATCGCTTCCTCCAGAGCTAAAGGCACAGCGTCAGGCCAAAGGTCCTCGGAAGTTTCTCAAGCCCATTTCCAGAGACTCTGAGCTCCGAGGGAGCATAAAGAAACCGCTCATGCCTGCAAGCTTCACCTACACCGGGTTGAACCGAAACTCTGGAAGGGAGCCGATGGCACTGCAAAATAGAGGTTCTTTTACCCAGAAGAGCTCCTTAAGTTCCCTTGTACGCTCAGTCGGATCGACCTCATCGCGCCTACTGCATTAA